The genomic stretch AATCTGTTAAGCCAGATAAAATTTCAAATAGCTTCGGACTTTTTGCTGCTTTGTATAGTAAAAGATTCATTTCAATATGTTCGTTTTCAAAGTTTTCATCCGAGTGTTCTTCTATATATAGAAGCGCTTCGATTTTTTGATCGAATTCTTGTTGAATTTCGTCCGTCATTTTTTGCGCAGCCAACTTTGCTGCTAGCACTTCTAATGAAGATAAAATCGTAAACACTTCCATGATGTCTTCATCGGAAATATTCGAAACGATGACTCCTTTACGCGGAACCGTTTTCACAAACCCTTGTGATTCTAAACGGAATAAAGCTTCTCTAATAGGTGTACGGCTAATGTTCAGCTTTACAGCTAGTTCCCGTTCAATTAAGCGATCACCTGGCTTATAATGCCCTTCTAAAATCAATTCTTTTAAATATCTATACGCATGTTCTCGGATTGAAAGAAAATTCGTTTCCATTTCCATTCAAATCACCTGCCTCTCATTTCTTGCCTATTTTAAAATAGTGTAACACCATTTCTTCAAAAGTAAATTGATATTTCTATTATAATATCTTTTATTGGAGTAATCGAGCAGAAGGGAGAAATACCTACCTTAAAACCTTTTGCACAATTTTAGCCTTGCTTAACATTCATAGTTCATTTATCACATTCTAACATCTGTTCCCTCTAACCCACTAAGTAATTTGTCTTATAATTAACTACTTATGTATCTTCCAATTAAGAACTTTACTCCCATTTATTATATTATGAAAATGTTTGTATACCAAAAAAGGCGATGTAGGGACAACACCTAACCGCCTCTAAACTATTATTTTTTTATGTCTGCATCCGTAATGACTTCATAACCATCATTTGAAAGTAGCTCTTGTAAAGCTTGCAGAGCTGCAGTACCTACAGCTGTATCCTGCGCTCCATTTCCGCCACTAATCCCCACACCACCAATAACTTCTCCGTTAACTACGATTGGAAAACCTCCAACAAAAATAGCAAATTTTCCATTTAACATATGTTGTATGCCAAATGCCTCATTTCCTGGAAGAGCTGGTCCATTAGGCTCTGTATTAAATAAATGAGTCGAACGCTTGTGTCCTGCTGCGGTATATGCTTTAGCAATCGCAATTTCTGGACCAGTAATACGAGCACCATTCATGCGTTCAAGCGCAATAACATATCCTCCATCATCTACAATTGCAATCGTTTCTGGTACGTTAATTTCTTCTGATTTTTTCTTTGCAGCCTCAATCATTACTTTTGCTTCTTCTAGTTCTATTTTCAATATTGTCTTCATTAAAAATGCCTCCTTAATAACCGATATAAACTGTTTTTATTTGAGTAAAGAATTCAAGTCCGACTCTGCCTGACTCACGGAAAGTAGAAGTACTAGATCGTTTTACTCCACCAAATGGAGCATTCATTAAATTACCAGTTGTTGTACGATTTACTTTGACAGTCCCCGCCTGAACATCTTTCGTAAATTGATGAGCCAGTTTCAAATTATTTGTAACAATCGAAGCAGATAGTCCATATTCAACATCGTTAGCAATTGAAACGGCTTCTTCATAGCTTTCAACTTCAATCACGGCTACTACTGGTCCGAAAATCTCTTCTTTCGCAATTCGCATATCCGGCTTTACATTCGTGAATATTGCTGGTTCGATATAGTAGCCATTTTCGTAATTTCCATACGAAAGTTGTTGACCGCCGTATTCAAGTAACGCTCCCTCACCTTTTCCAATTTCAATATATTTCAGAACATTTTTTAACTGCTTTTCATTCGCAAGCGGTCCAATAATGACACTTTCATCAAATCCGTCACCGATTCTTAAAGCGCTTGTTTTTTCTACTAATTTCTGAACAAATTGCTCTTTTACTTCTTTCATAACAATGACACGACTAGTACCCGTACATGCCTGACCAGTAAGATGAAAGCCTCCATTCACTGCCAGATTCACTGCTAAGTCTACATCTGCGTCATCCATTACAATTAGTGGGTTTTTTCCACCAAGCTCCATTTGTGTTCTTGTCGTAAAGGATGTGTTTTTATGAATATGCTCCCCAGCACTAGTAGATCCCGTAAAAGTAACTCCACGAATAGCTGGATGTTTAACTAAAATATCCCCGATATCAGACGAACTTCCAGTAACAAAATTGATAACTCCCTTTGGAATACCAGCTTCGTGTAGCGCTTCGACGAGTCGAAAAGCAATTAAAGGTGTATCAGAGGATGGCTTGAAAACGACCGTATTTCCGGTAATCAATGCAGGAGCAATTTTTCTAGATGGTATAGATAATGGGAAGTTCCAAGGCGTAATAACTGAAATAACTCCAAGAGGTTCACGTTCTGTTGTAACCCTCATACTCGGATCATCGTTCGGGAATGTTTCTCCCGTAAAGCTTTGTCCTTCAATTGCATAATAACGAAGCGTCTCTGCCGAACGGAGTACCTCCTGTTTAGCTGCACTTATAATTTTCCCTTCTTCGCGTGTTAACTCGCCTGCTAGTTGATCGACTCTTTGTTCGAGAATAGCTGCCGCCTTATTTAAAATAGCTGCACGTTTAGAAGGGGGAGTTTGTGCCCATTCAGGAAATGCTTTACTTGCTGCTTCAATGGCTTGGTTAACGTCTTGCTCTGCTGATGCTTGAAATATGCCAACAATCTCTTCCTTATTTGCCGGGTTAATGCTTTGGAATGTTTTATTATTTGAAGACTCGATCCACTCTCCACATATGTAATTTTTAAAAGTTTCCAGTTTAGTAGTTAACAAATCTATCATCCTTTCTGAACAAGATGGCAGTTCCCTAGTCGGAAACTGCCATTTTAGTTTTCTACTTATTATGCTTGTACTAGTGCGCCAAGATCTTTCTCAAGATATTCTCTCCATAAGCCATCCATATACATGCGGCGCATTTTTGCACCAGTACGAACTACTTCTAAGCAGCGTTGTTGTAACTCAGGAGTATCAGCATGATCAAGTACGATTTTATATCCGCGCTCTCCATGAATTTCATCTGATACGATGTGTAAGTCGAAGAATTCAATCTCTTCATCTGTAAAGTTGTACTTCTCACGTAGAGCTGGAGTTTGCTTGCGATAAATGTCAGGAACTTGAGACTCAAGTCCTACTACTAATGCTGCAGTTGCAACTACGAAGTTTTCACGTGCTGCTACTGCAAAGCACCAGCTTTGTAAGCCTAATGTTGTTGCAGCCATGTTATTAGGATCTAATACTCGCTCACGAGTTGTTCCACAAGCTTCAGCAAATCGGATTAATAAGTCTGTATGACGATCGCCAGCGATCTCTTCTTCATACATATTTTGTAAAGTGAAATCTTTAGCGTCTTCAAATTTTGGTAAGTTTGGAGTGTTATGGTAGATATAAGCTAAGTAATCTGCAAAAGGTCCAACATAATGGTAATGGTTTTCAGCCCAGCGAGCGAAGTGGCTACGCTCTAATTTTCCTTCAGCCCATGCTACAGTAAAAGGTGCCTTTTGGCTATGGTTCCCTTTAATTGCTTCCTCTAACTCCTTACGAAACTCATCTTTAGATAATAATCTAGTCATTCCAAACTCCTCCTTCAATATGTTTATGTAGTTTAATAGATTAGGTAAAAAATCGAAGTATACCAAACCACTAAATATACCGATAAAAACTACTAAATTTGAGTATTTATTTGTATTTTGTATTTGGTATACCAACTAACCTTATAGTAACCCATTCATTTTTGTTTGTAAATACATTTTTACTAAATTTTCTAATTTTTCTAAAATTTAAAGAAATGCTCTACCATATAACCAGAGCGACAATGGTAGAGACTATTAATCCTGCAGTAACAGGAAGTAGGTTTTTCCTAGCTAACTCTAAAACGTTTACGCCACAAAAACTTGCAACCGCTACCAATGAAGACCATGCAATTAATGTACCGCCACCTGTCCAAACAGATCCCATTTGTCCGATCGCACCTAACGTACCTGCATCCATTCCTACACCTGGGGCCAATGCACCTGATAAAGCTCCAACTAATGGTAATCCAGAAAATCCTGATCCTTCTAACCCTGTAATTGCGCCAGTAATTAATAGACCAAATGATGTTAATACCGAATTATGTGGAATAATTGATTGGCCAGCTTGCACTAAATCAACTAAGAAAGCCGGCTTTGCCACATTTTCTCCTAAAGAAAAAATTGTACCACTAAAGTCCGAACTTCCTAAAAAGAAGAACGCTGCAATCGGAATAACTGGTCCCATTGCACGAAACGCAAATACGAATCCTTCTGTAATATGCTCACTAATTTTATCAAGAGCTTGTAAACGACGGAACGCTACACATGTTACAACCAACAGCATTGTTGCAACACCACCTATAAATGCTGCCCCGTCTCCTCCTTCAAAACCACCCATTTTACTATTACCAAGCTTCGTTGAAAACATGAATATAATAACTGCTAGTAGTGAAAGTGGGACTATAACTGCAAAGATTTTCCCCCATTTTTCACGTTCTCTAGTATCTACCGTGCTTTCTGTTGCAGCAGCGATTTCATTTGCAGAAGAATTTTTGTCTATAAGTGACTGTAGATGTTGCAATGATGCTTCACTTTTCATTTTACCGATAGATTTTCGTTCAGTTAAATACGTAATCGCGATCGCAACTCCTCCTGTAATTAGAGAAAGAACTAACACTTTCCCTGATACAGCAGATGTTGGAATACCAGCAGATTTAGCAGTAAGCATTGGTGCGATCTGCATAATATAGTCTGAAGATAGTGCCATACCTTGTCCTGCAATCGAGACAACCATAGCACAAGCAATTGGCGACAAACCAGCACGAATAGCCGCAGGTACTAATAATGTACAAATAAGCGGTACGGCAGGAGTAGGCCAGAAGAATAAGGAAATAACGTATGTTACAACTAGTAAAACAGCAAAAGCGATATGCCCGTTTTTCATCACCTTTTGCATCGGAGCAATCATTCTTTCATCTGCACCTGTATCTTTTAAGGAATGTAATAAAGCCACCATAAAAGTGATGATCAAAAAGATGGTAAAAAGTTCTTTCGCTGCTACAAGGTTTGCATTGAACAACGCTTGAAATCCACCAACAACTGATCCCTTATAAGCGATGGAAACAAGAAAGGTCCCAATGATGGTAGGAAGTACAACCCCTTTTCGAAACAACATTGTCACAATTACAACAAGTGTCATGATACCATAAAGCCAGTGAGCAACAGTTAAATCCATAAACTCCACCCTCTCATTTATAGGTACTTACAACTTACATTCTTCTTCTAGATGTAATAGCTTTTGAAGTTCGAGTGAAAGATTTTCAAGTGCTTCTTCTACGATTTTTTCCCCTATTTCGTAACTTGCTTTCGTTGCATCCCCAATGCAACCATTAGTCGTCATTTCTTCATATCGATAAAATCCTTGA from Arthrobacter citreus encodes the following:
- a CDS encoding GntR family transcriptional regulator codes for the protein MEMETNFLSIREHAYRYLKELILEGHYKPGDRLIERELAVKLNISRTPIREALFRLESQGFVKTVPRKGVIVSNISDEDIMEVFTILSSLEVLAAKLAAQKMTDEIQQEFDQKIEALLYIEEHSDENFENEHIEMNLLLYKAAKSPKLFEILSGLTDYIHMSANMGYEAPGRRKESLREHIEIMKAVRNKEVEMSEYLTKIHIENSRRAYMNYIEKRKEKTT
- a CDS encoding heme-binding protein, producing MKTILKIELEEAKVMIEAAKKKSEEINVPETIAIVDDGGYVIALERMNGARITGPEIAIAKAYTAAGHKRSTHLFNTEPNGPALPGNEAFGIQHMLNGKFAIFVGGFPIVVNGEVIGGVGISGGNGAQDTAVGTAALQALQELLSNDGYEVITDADIKK
- a CDS encoding aldehyde dehydrogenase family protein translates to MIDLLTTKLETFKNYICGEWIESSNNKTFQSINPANKEEIVGIFQASAEQDVNQAIEAASKAFPEWAQTPPSKRAAILNKAAAILEQRVDQLAGELTREEGKIISAAKQEVLRSAETLRYYAIEGQSFTGETFPNDDPSMRVTTEREPLGVISVITPWNFPLSIPSRKIAPALITGNTVVFKPSSDTPLIAFRLVEALHEAGIPKGVINFVTGSSSDIGDILVKHPAIRGVTFTGSTSAGEHIHKNTSFTTRTQMELGGKNPLIVMDDADVDLAVNLAVNGGFHLTGQACTGTSRVIVMKEVKEQFVQKLVEKTSALRIGDGFDESVIIGPLANEKQLKNVLKYIEIGKGEGALLEYGGQQLSYGNYENGYYIEPAIFTNVKPDMRIAKEEIFGPVVAVIEVESYEEAVSIANDVEYGLSASIVTNNLKLAHQFTKDVQAGTVKVNRTTTGNLMNAPFGGVKRSSTSTFRESGRVGLEFFTQIKTVYIGY
- a CDS encoding iron-containing redox enzyme family protein; amino-acid sequence: MTRLLSKDEFRKELEEAIKGNHSQKAPFTVAWAEGKLERSHFARWAENHYHYVGPFADYLAYIYHNTPNLPKFEDAKDFTLQNMYEEEIAGDRHTDLLIRFAEACGTTRERVLDPNNMAATTLGLQSWCFAVAARENFVVATAALVVGLESQVPDIYRKQTPALREKYNFTDEEIEFFDLHIVSDEIHGERGYKIVLDHADTPELQQRCLEVVRTGAKMRRMYMDGLWREYLEKDLGALVQA